The genome window TGCCGGATATAAGGAAAAAGAAGAGGTGATCAGGGGAACGTTAAAGAACATTGCGGAGAAAGTTGACGATGAAAAGCTTCCCTTTGAACATCTGATCTATGTGGGCGATTTTCTTACATATCGCCGTAAGTAATACTATGCTCCAAGTATACTTTACTCACAGCTTAAGAGAAGCAATAAAAACGCCGGAAAGGGTTATTCAAAATGAAAAAGATTTCCTGTTCATTAATGCTGTTTTTTCTGGTTTCCGCCGGTTGCGCACCGATAATCTCCAGGCAACTTAGAAGAGAGGCATCAAGAGATATAACCTTTAAAGAGGTTATTAAAAATTCGAAAACTTATAAAGGGAAGGTAGTCCTTTTAAGCGGGGTAATTCTCGACTCCAAAAACAGAAAGGAAGGAACCCTGATCGAGATGCTTCAAAAACCGGCGGATATGGAAGGAAGGCCGAAGGACGTTGATGAATCTAAGGGAAGGTTTCTGGCGTTATACGATGGATACCTGGATACAGCTATATACAGCCGGGGAAGGGAGGCGATTGTTGCAGGAGAGATCAAGGGAAAAAGGACGCTTCCTCTTGGTGAGATAGAATATGCATATCCTCTGATCTTGATCAGGGAAATCCATCTCTTTAAGGCCAAAAAAGAGGAAAGATTCCATCCTTATCCCTATCCTTACTGGTGGTATCCACCATGGGGCTGCTATCCGTACTGGTACCCCTGGTAGCGGAAAAACAGTGTAAAATTACGAATTACGAATTACGAATTAAAGGTAATTTTCTGATCAGATTAAATACTGCAAATAAAAAGCATACAAGGATACTAAAACTTATTCTTTTTGTTATGCTGTATTTATTCGTAACGCCTTCCCTGACCATTGCCCACAGGGTATTTCTTACCGCCTACGTGGAGGGAGACGCTGTTTTTGTGGAAGCCGGCTTCAGCGACGGCACACTCTGCAAGCACTTTGCGATTGAGGTCTTTGATCCATCAGGCAAGAAACTTTTGGAAGGTAAAACCGATGAAAAAGGCGGGTTTTCTTTCAAACCGCCTCAAAAGACAGACTTAAAGATAGCGCTTGACGCGGGTATGGGGCATATGGACGAGTACCTGTTGTCTGCAGATGAACTGCCTGGAATTGCCGCTGAAAGCGCTGAACCCCGGGGAAAAACGGAAACTGTTGCACGAATAGATTCCAAAGAGATTGAATTAATTGTTGACAGGGTCATACAAAAAAGACTCCATCCTCTTATTCAACTTGTTGCAAAATCGCAGCGCAAAACAGGAATGTTAGCCACGGAGATATTCGGCGGAATCGGGTATATACTCGGTCTTGCCGGGATTGCTATCTATTTTAAATCCCGCAAAGGGGACAAGTAGTAGCGGACATGGAGAAAAGGGCAAAGGATTATATTTTTCTTGACAATTTGGATTTTAAGTTAAATATAATTATATAAAAAATAGTCAGCAAAAAGCTGCTTTTATCATAAATTCTAAAAAATAATTATACCATTCAATGAAGCCGGGAAGGCTTTGACAGGTTTGAAAATCTGTTAATTCTTTTCGGCTTTTTGTTTTTGTAAATATATAAGGTGGCTATCATGGATGCAGCCGAAGCATTGAGATCTATACGGTTTGATTTGCTTGAATATATTCAGGAAAAAGTAATTGTAG of Desulfosarcina sp. BuS5 contains these proteins:
- a CDS encoding Slp family lipoprotein; protein product: MKKISCSLMLFFLVSAGCAPIISRQLRREASRDITFKEVIKNSKTYKGKVVLLSGVILDSKNRKEGTLIEMLQKPADMEGRPKDVDESKGRFLALYDGYLDTAIYSRGREAIVAGEIKGKRTLPLGEIEYAYPLILIREIHLFKAKKEERFHPYPYPYWWYPPWGCYPYWYPW